The following coding sequences lie in one Benincasa hispida cultivar B227 chromosome 6, ASM972705v1, whole genome shotgun sequence genomic window:
- the LOC120079168 gene encoding nucleolar protein 58-like, producing the protein MAKGNKKRKNKGKRAEEDEEALPKKDKKEKKLSEKREHRREEKRLKKEEKRKRAESPDVDGESTTARVEEEVSTQEKESAQPQEASTHIRTVATEDRKDSDITPPKRRHKKNVPQGSTNDP; encoded by the coding sequence ATGGCTAAAGggaataagaaaagaaaaaacaaaggtAAGCGggcagaagaagatgaagaggccTTGCCAAAAAAGgacaagaaagaaaagaagttgaGTGAGAAGAGGGAGCACAGGCGAGAAGAGAAGcgcctgaagaaggaagaaaagaggaagagggCGGAAAGCCCGGATGTTGATGGAGAATCCaccaccgcaagggtggaagAGGAGGTGTCAACGCAAGAAAAAGAATCAGCGCAACCTCAAgaggcatcaacgcatatcaggACAGTTGCGACTGAAGACCGAAAGGATTCGGACATTACCCCTCCAAAGCGACGTCACAAGAAGAATGTGCCGCAAGGGTCAACAAACGACCCATAA